Proteins co-encoded in one Dehalobacter sp. genomic window:
- a CDS encoding cell wall-binding repeat-containing protein, whose protein sequence is MFKRKPRALAVLLIVLLVLPVYSSGASGAEIQTYQNPPLEVIAQKLETISRNKGIPSVLLKTIAYCESGWRQFDQNGEVVTGSTDGTSNPALGIMQITSYDPGDTEEVNKLKYDIDYNISRGADLLNQKWQMVPKIGDGDRNKLENWYFALWAYHGWLAYNNPNNAAARGEVPYQDAIIRKAATAYFPGLVSPVQITPVPAELLPLGTLPSSSQIWNTPEPYTLGDLTSSTVGTTTRISGQDRIDTVNQIALNGWSSGAQTVIITRSDAFPDALAGVPLAKKYNAPILLTNPDQLDQGVIEVLNTLMPTKVIILGGEKAVGKSVETRLKAVLTWTSDVSRIAGADRYQTAVLIAADFPKDASVAIATGMDFPDALSLATAAAANEMPLLLTSTRSLPEVTRQDLSKRSPGKIYIGGGEKVITAEVVTALTQTTGLSVGNIVRFAGSNRYETSVMIAEAFFPSTQEIYMATGLDFADPLAAGALAATKNACLLLISPQGFTTNGPTENYLKKMASSTNVKVIGPEASISEYTVTRVKYLLRQM, encoded by the coding sequence ATGTTCAAAAGAAAGCCAAGGGCGCTTGCGGTTCTGTTGATCGTATTATTGGTTTTGCCGGTCTATAGTTCCGGTGCATCCGGGGCAGAGATTCAGACGTATCAAAATCCTCCCCTGGAAGTCATTGCCCAGAAGCTTGAGACGATTTCTAGAAACAAGGGAATTCCGAGCGTACTGCTAAAAACAATTGCCTATTGTGAATCGGGTTGGAGACAGTTCGATCAAAATGGTGAAGTGGTAACCGGCAGCACCGACGGAACTTCGAATCCTGCCCTCGGAATCATGCAGATTACCAGTTATGATCCCGGAGATACCGAAGAAGTTAATAAGCTTAAATATGATATTGATTATAATATTTCCCGCGGCGCGGATCTGCTGAATCAAAAATGGCAGATGGTGCCGAAGATTGGTGATGGGGACCGCAACAAGCTGGAGAATTGGTATTTCGCGCTTTGGGCCTATCATGGCTGGTTAGCGTACAACAACCCGAATAATGCCGCTGCCAGAGGCGAGGTACCTTATCAGGACGCGATCATTCGCAAAGCCGCGACAGCATATTTTCCGGGCCTGGTCTCACCTGTCCAAATCACGCCGGTTCCCGCCGAACTTCTGCCGCTTGGCACGCTGCCGAGCAGCAGTCAGATCTGGAATACGCCTGAACCGTATACCCTGGGAGACTTAACTTCCAGTACGGTTGGCACAACCACCCGAATTTCAGGTCAGGACAGGATAGACACGGTCAATCAAATTGCCTTGAACGGATGGTCGAGTGGGGCCCAGACCGTCATTATAACCCGTTCGGATGCATTTCCTGATGCTCTGGCCGGCGTGCCTCTGGCTAAAAAATATAATGCACCGATTTTGCTCACAAACCCGGATCAGCTTGATCAGGGTGTCATTGAGGTGTTGAATACCTTAATGCCCACAAAAGTGATTATTCTGGGTGGAGAGAAGGCCGTCGGCAAATCAGTCGAGACTAGACTCAAGGCCGTTTTGACCTGGACCTCTGATGTTTCCCGGATTGCCGGGGCGGATCGTTATCAGACTGCGGTACTGATTGCCGCTGATTTCCCCAAAGATGCCAGCGTGGCTATTGCTACGGGTATGGATTTCCCGGATGCGTTAAGCCTGGCCACAGCTGCAGCTGCGAACGAGATGCCTCTGCTGCTGACTTCAACCCGAAGCCTGCCTGAGGTTACCAGACAGGACTTAAGCAAACGTTCACCGGGAAAAATCTATATTGGCGGCGGGGAAAAAGTCATTACTGCTGAAGTAGTGACAGCCCTGACTCAGACAACCGGATTGTCTGTGGGGAATATTGTTCGTTTTGCCGGGAGCAACCGTTACGAGACTTCGGTGATGATTGCGGAAGCGTTCTTTCCCAGTACGCAGGAGATTTATATGGCTACTGGACTCGATTTTGCAGATCCTCTCGCCGCTGGCGCCCTGGCTGCAACGAAGAATGCCTGTCTATTGCTGATTTCTCCGCAGGGCTTCACGACAAACGGGCCAACAGAAAATTATCTAAAAAAGATGGCTTCTTCCACAAATGTTAAAGTGATCGGCCCGGAAGCTTCTATTTCTGAATATACGGTTACCCGTGTAAAATATTTACTCAGACAGATGTGA
- a CDS encoding cell wall-binding repeat-containing protein, with protein sequence MRSKKYIRLLLAVLFSILLLIPARPLPVQAANQNPTPEEISQIFDQVALEEKVPAEILKAIAFKESGWRQWNSSGNVVTGGSGSRPYLGIMQIGVYDPSDSETINHLKTDIAYNIAYGAEVLKSKWNMTPTIGDGDPGKLENWYFAIWAYNSWSTVNNPNTAAASGRVAYQDKILKLIATDYYEGLTDPVSITPVSKSLLPAGTLPSKNSVWKTPEPIHYAGYTLGLPMISRSQNNLLLSTVKRISGLNRIDTAVKIAYEGWPYGCETVVIARSDAFADALAGVSLAKQNHAPILLTSRDQLDQRVENALTVLKPLKVIILGGETALSSSVENRLKEVVTWTEDFERIAGQDRYETAALIASHFPEGSGVAVATGSNFPDALGIASAAAAKGYPLLLTAKDSLPQATAELLQTLKPSELYIAGGEGAVSAGVAGSIAGIAGLSADKVRRFAGNNRYNTSLAVVQSLYPDAQKIYLATGEGFPDALAGAALAANMDTPLLLIPTEGPAAGSDTEKYFQSISPDVELVVFGGKSVISDNAIIRIKYQMVKI encoded by the coding sequence ATGCGTTCGAAAAAATATATCCGGTTATTACTGGCCGTGCTTTTCAGTATTTTGCTGCTGATTCCGGCCAGGCCGCTGCCTGTTCAGGCAGCAAACCAGAATCCTACTCCCGAGGAGATATCCCAGATATTTGACCAGGTGGCTCTGGAGGAGAAAGTTCCTGCGGAGATTCTCAAAGCGATTGCGTTCAAAGAATCAGGCTGGCGTCAATGGAACAGTTCGGGTAATGTTGTGACGGGAGGCTCAGGCAGCAGGCCTTACCTCGGTATTATGCAGATTGGGGTATATGATCCTTCCGATTCGGAGACGATTAACCACCTGAAAACAGATATTGCCTATAATATTGCCTACGGGGCTGAAGTCCTGAAATCTAAGTGGAATATGACCCCGACGATCGGAGACGGCGACCCCGGAAAACTGGAAAACTGGTATTTTGCGATTTGGGCCTACAACAGCTGGTCTACCGTCAATAATCCGAATACTGCGGCTGCTTCAGGCAGAGTAGCCTACCAGGATAAAATTCTGAAACTGATTGCCACCGATTATTATGAGGGGCTGACTGATCCTGTCAGTATCACACCGGTGTCGAAGTCTCTGCTGCCGGCGGGGACACTGCCGTCAAAGAATTCTGTCTGGAAGACGCCCGAACCGATTCACTATGCCGGTTACACCCTGGGCCTTCCCATGATCTCCAGAAGTCAAAACAATTTGCTGCTCTCAACTGTGAAAAGAATTTCCGGCCTGAACCGGATTGACACAGCTGTAAAAATCGCTTATGAAGGGTGGCCTTACGGCTGTGAGACGGTCGTGATCGCGAGATCCGATGCTTTTGCGGATGCCTTGGCCGGTGTATCCCTGGCGAAACAGAATCATGCGCCAATTCTTCTTACTTCAAGGGACCAGCTCGACCAGCGGGTGGAAAACGCTTTAACAGTTCTGAAACCACTGAAAGTGATTATTCTTGGCGGTGAAACTGCGTTGTCGTCCAGCGTGGAGAACAGATTGAAGGAAGTTGTTACCTGGACAGAAGATTTTGAGCGTATAGCGGGTCAGGACAGATATGAGACCGCAGCGCTCATTGCGTCCCATTTTCCTGAAGGCAGCGGAGTTGCTGTTGCGACCGGATCAAACTTCCCGGATGCTTTAGGCATCGCTTCAGCTGCCGCGGCCAAAGGATATCCGCTGCTATTGACGGCAAAAGACAGCCTGCCGCAGGCCACCGCAGAACTTCTGCAGACCCTGAAACCGTCTGAGTTATATATTGCCGGCGGGGAAGGGGCTGTATCGGCCGGGGTCGCCGGCAGCATCGCTGGTATCGCAGGTCTCTCCGCAGACAAAGTCCGCCGTTTTGCCGGTAATAACCGCTATAATACTTCGCTCGCAGTCGTGCAGTCCCTGTATCCCGATGCCCAAAAAATCTATCTGGCAACCGGGGAGGGTTTCCCGGATGCTTTAGCGGGAGCAGCGCTTGCTGCTAATATGGATACGCCGCTGTTGCTGATTCCGACGGAAGGGCCTGCAGCCGGTTCCGATACCGAGAAATATTTTCAGAGTATCTCGCCGGACGTGGAACTGGTGGTTTTCGGAGGCAAATCCGTCATCAGTGACAATGCGATTATCCGGATCAAATACCAGATGGTTAAAATATAG
- a CDS encoding polysaccharide biosynthesis protein has product MAHPKRTLFLMLTDALLINLALFLSFYLRLSEEADLQVEFVKYLGTYLNAAIVSTFVLIVVFHFFGLYKNIWRYASVRELLSIVYAVTVGAALTVMVVYFISPLRLPHSVSVYFWLMLIVLIGGLRFSQRMRQENAIFAVSNKSQRKVLIIGAGDAGVLALRELKKRDFQEGVPVGFIDDSKSKINLHVQGFPVLGSRDDIRRIVEDYAVDEIIIAIPSADGETVREIVEICKETRAILKIMPGVYDILSGKITVSSLREVQVEDLLGREQVSVDLEEVAGYLKNQVVLVTGAGGSIGSELCRQIVKFFPSKLILAGHGENCIFDIEQELKNSPIVTEIFDIKDAGKVNLVFEKYKPYVVFHAAAHKHVPLMEVNPEEALKNNVMGTSNLAAAADKNGVRTFVLISTDKAVNPTSIMGASKRMAEMVIQDYDKRSETKFVAVRFGNVLGSRGSVIPTFKKQIMAGGPVTVTDPRMTRYFMTIPEASQLVIQAGAMASGGEIFILDMGKPVKIVDLAKDLIRLSGFEPGKDIQIEFTGVRPGEKLFEEILTSEEGTTATKHKRIFVARPNHIDHEAIEGLVQKIRERGSYMDREEINTSIRTLLPDFRKTINTQAAQS; this is encoded by the coding sequence GTGGCACATCCCAAACGCACCCTATTTTTAATGCTTACCGATGCTTTATTGATTAATCTTGCTCTTTTTTTAAGCTTCTATCTGCGTCTTTCCGAAGAGGCTGATCTGCAGGTGGAGTTTGTCAAATATTTGGGCACTTATTTGAATGCCGCGATTGTATCAACTTTTGTGCTCATCGTGGTGTTTCACTTCTTTGGGTTGTATAAAAATATTTGGCGATATGCCAGTGTCAGAGAGCTTCTTTCTATTGTTTACGCTGTAACCGTCGGTGCGGCGCTCACAGTCATGGTGGTCTATTTTATTTCCCCGCTCAGACTTCCGCATTCTGTCAGCGTTTACTTCTGGCTGATGCTGATTGTTTTAATCGGCGGACTGCGGTTCAGCCAGAGGATGCGCCAGGAGAATGCTATTTTTGCCGTGTCCAACAAATCGCAGCGAAAAGTACTTATCATCGGAGCCGGTGATGCAGGCGTTCTTGCTTTACGGGAACTCAAGAAAAGAGATTTTCAAGAAGGTGTACCCGTCGGTTTTATTGACGACAGCAAAAGCAAAATTAATCTTCATGTTCAAGGATTTCCGGTGTTGGGTTCCCGTGACGACATCCGGCGGATTGTTGAGGACTATGCTGTTGATGAGATTATCATCGCGATCCCTTCTGCCGATGGAGAGACTGTCAGGGAGATCGTGGAAATATGCAAGGAGACACGGGCGATCTTAAAGATTATGCCCGGCGTATACGACATCCTGAGCGGCAAGATTACGGTGAGTTCTTTAAGGGAAGTACAGGTCGAAGACCTGCTCGGGCGTGAACAGGTATCGGTGGATTTGGAAGAGGTGGCAGGTTACCTGAAAAACCAGGTTGTTCTGGTGACCGGTGCCGGAGGCTCCATCGGATCGGAACTTTGCAGACAGATTGTCAAATTTTTCCCCTCAAAGCTTATTCTGGCCGGACACGGGGAAAACTGTATTTTTGATATTGAGCAGGAGTTGAAGAATTCACCAATAGTGACGGAAATTTTTGATATTAAGGATGCCGGTAAGGTTAACCTTGTTTTTGAAAAGTACAAGCCTTACGTGGTTTTCCATGCAGCTGCGCACAAGCATGTGCCGCTGATGGAGGTGAATCCTGAGGAAGCATTGAAAAATAATGTTATGGGCACGAGCAACCTGGCTGCAGCGGCCGACAAAAACGGAGTCAGGACGTTTGTGCTGATCTCCACCGACAAGGCGGTCAACCCTACCAGCATCATGGGTGCATCTAAAAGGATGGCCGAGATGGTCATCCAGGACTACGACAAGAGATCTGAGACCAAGTTTGTCGCCGTTCGCTTCGGCAATGTTCTCGGAAGCCGCGGAAGCGTCATCCCTACGTTTAAAAAGCAGATTATGGCGGGGGGACCGGTAACGGTAACGGATCCTAGGATGACCCGTTACTTTATGACCATCCCCGAAGCAAGCCAGTTGGTCATTCAGGCCGGCGCGATGGCCTCAGGCGGAGAAATTTTTATTCTTGATATGGGCAAGCCTGTGAAGATCGTTGATCTGGCCAAGGACCTTATCCGTTTATCAGGTTTTGAACCGGGTAAAGATATTCAGATTGAGTTTACCGGCGTGAGACCGGGCGAGAAACTTTTTGAAGAAATTCTAACTTCGGAAGAAGGAACGACAGCAACGAAACATAAACGTATTTTCGTAGCAAGGCCCAACCATATTGATCATGAGGCGATTGAAGGACTGGTGCAGAAAATACGCGAACGTGGCAGCTATATGGACAGGGAGGAAATCAACACTTCCATCAGGACGCTTCTTCCTGACTTTAGGAAGACCATTAATACACAGGCAGCGCAGTCCTGA
- a CDS encoding nucleotide sugar dehydrogenase: MLEVKNVITQNHPVALELKKKIENHTARIGVIGLGYVGLPLAVEKGKVGFPVLGFDINAEKVAMVSAGENYIGDVKDEELKELVDKKILQATTDFAKLADCDVVIICVPTPLTITRDPDISYMKASAEEVGKTIRQGQLVTLESTTYPGTTQEVILPILEQSGLKVGQDFFLAFSPERVDPGNKRFSTKNTSKVVGGVTPYCLEIAYTLYAQTIVNVVPVSSPAAAELTKVFENTYRAVNIALVNEMMLLCDRMGLDVWEIVEAASTKPFGIHTFYPGPGVGGHCIPIDPFYLTWKAREYDFHTRFIELAGEINVEVSSYVVNKVYRALNSLNKSVKDAKVLVVGVAYKKDIEDVRESPALIIMELLRKEGAVLSYHDPYVPVIEPHGGSTMHLESIALTPDVLQEADCVLIITDHSTIDYEQIVQYAPLVVDTRNATKDVRQMREKIFKI, encoded by the coding sequence ATGCTGGAAGTTAAAAATGTCATTACGCAGAATCATCCTGTTGCCCTGGAACTCAAAAAGAAAATTGAAAACCATACCGCCCGGATCGGCGTGATCGGTCTTGGTTATGTCGGCCTGCCGCTGGCAGTTGAGAAAGGTAAGGTTGGTTTCCCGGTTCTCGGATTTGATATTAATGCCGAGAAAGTTGCCATGGTATCAGCCGGAGAAAATTATATCGGGGATGTCAAGGATGAGGAGCTTAAAGAACTTGTCGATAAAAAGATCCTTCAGGCAACCACTGACTTTGCTAAACTTGCTGACTGTGATGTGGTGATCATTTGTGTGCCAACACCGCTGACCATTACCAGGGATCCGGATATTTCTTATATGAAGGCTTCCGCTGAGGAAGTCGGAAAAACCATTCGTCAGGGACAGCTTGTCACACTTGAGAGTACGACATATCCTGGAACCACGCAAGAAGTGATCCTGCCGATTCTGGAACAGTCGGGGCTTAAAGTTGGGCAAGACTTTTTCCTGGCCTTTTCGCCGGAAAGAGTTGACCCCGGTAACAAGCGTTTTTCAACGAAGAACACCTCCAAAGTTGTCGGCGGCGTAACGCCTTACTGCCTGGAGATTGCTTATACCTTATATGCACAGACCATTGTGAATGTCGTACCGGTTAGCTCACCGGCAGCAGCCGAACTCACCAAAGTATTTGAAAATACCTACCGCGCAGTCAATATCGCACTCGTGAATGAAATGATGCTATTATGCGACCGGATGGGGCTTGATGTTTGGGAGATCGTCGAAGCTGCTTCGACGAAACCTTTTGGCATCCATACGTTTTATCCGGGACCGGGTGTTGGCGGCCACTGCATTCCGATTGATCCGTTCTACCTTACCTGGAAAGCCAGGGAGTATGACTTCCATACCCGCTTTATTGAACTGGCCGGCGAGATCAATGTTGAAGTCTCTTCTTATGTCGTCAATAAAGTATACCGGGCTTTAAATTCCCTGAATAAAAGCGTTAAGGATGCCAAAGTCCTGGTTGTAGGTGTGGCCTATAAGAAGGATATTGAGGATGTCCGCGAATCACCGGCCCTGATCATCATGGAACTCTTGCGCAAGGAAGGCGCCGTATTAAGCTACCATGACCCTTATGTACCGGTGATTGAGCCGCATGGCGGCAGCACGATGCATTTGGAAAGCATCGCGCTAACCCCGGATGTATTGCAGGAGGCTGACTGCGTCTTAATTATTACTGACCACAGTACTATCGACTACGAACAAATCGTCCAATATGCGCCGTTAGTCGTTGATACGCGCAATGCGACCAAAGACGTGCGGCAGATGCGTGAAAAAATATTCAAGATCTAA
- a CDS encoding Gfo/Idh/MocA family oxidoreductase produces the protein MTEDKIVFGVIGCGRIAPKHTESIIAIPGAELAAVCDIVPERAEDFASKYKAQPYMDYHDLLKREDIDIVTIATPSGSHAEIGIAAARAGKHVMVEKPMSMTLREADLLIRTCRENGVKLAVIHQNRFNKSIKLLKNALEAGRFGKLTHGQATVRWNRGMDYYLQAPWRGTKLQDGGVLMNQSIHNIDLLQWMFGPVESVFGYTHTALRNIEMEDVAGAVLKFKNGAIGLIEAASTIYPKNIEETLNVFGETGSAVIGGIAVNRVEVWEFPESEAEKEQIFAAQETDPPNVYGFGHREIIEDMIQAVRTGGIPAVPGEEGRKALEIILSIYKCQETGVPVKLPLIED, from the coding sequence TTGACAGAAGACAAAATAGTATTTGGCGTAATCGGATGCGGAAGAATTGCCCCGAAACATACGGAATCGATTATAGCTATCCCCGGCGCAGAGCTGGCGGCTGTCTGTGACATTGTGCCGGAAAGGGCTGAAGATTTTGCCAGCAAGTACAAGGCGCAGCCGTATATGGATTATCACGATCTTTTGAAGAGAGAAGATATCGATATTGTCACGATTGCAACCCCGAGCGGAAGCCATGCGGAAATCGGGATTGCAGCGGCCAGGGCCGGCAAACACGTGATGGTCGAGAAGCCCATGTCTATGACGCTCCGCGAAGCAGATCTGCTGATCAGGACCTGCAGGGAGAACGGTGTCAAACTGGCGGTCATTCATCAGAACCGCTTTAATAAATCAATTAAATTACTGAAAAACGCTTTGGAGGCAGGACGTTTTGGGAAACTGACCCACGGTCAGGCGACTGTCCGCTGGAACCGGGGAATGGACTATTATCTGCAGGCACCTTGGAGAGGGACCAAACTGCAGGATGGCGGCGTCCTGATGAATCAGTCCATTCATAACATTGATTTATTACAATGGATGTTTGGTCCTGTAGAATCCGTTTTTGGCTATACCCATACCGCCTTAAGAAATATTGAAATGGAAGATGTCGCCGGAGCGGTACTGAAGTTTAAGAACGGCGCAATCGGGCTGATTGAGGCTGCTTCCACGATTTATCCAAAGAATATCGAGGAAACGCTGAACGTTTTTGGGGAAACAGGCTCAGCTGTGATCGGCGGGATCGCAGTGAACCGCGTCGAGGTATGGGAATTCCCTGAAAGTGAAGCTGAAAAGGAGCAGATCTTTGCTGCCCAGGAGACCGATCCGCCCAATGTGTACGGATTTGGCCACCGGGAAATCATAGAGGATATGATCCAAGCAGTCAGGACCGGCGGGATTCCGGCAGTTCCTGGGGAAGAGGGACGGAAGGCACTTGAAATTATTTTATCCATCTATAAATGCCAGGAAACCGGGGTACCGGTTAAACTTCCGTTAATTGAAGATTAA
- a CDS encoding transferase, whose protein sequence is MAAEIHSGAVIAASAMIGKQVSIAPFCVIGENVVIEDGAILEPGCVLADGVKVGKDVKLGCHVTLGNQAVLEAGVTAGDHTVVYPGTVIGEGTFIGSNSAVGRPPRAAATSTVKNTEDLPPLKVGKKCTIGCSSVIYSGTELGDGVFIGDRALVRERCTLGDKVVVGSGSAVENNTRIGSFTKIQTGSYITAYMEIEENVFIAPMVTTTNDNYMGRTEKRFKHIKGAVIRRAARIGGGAILLPGIEVAEETFVAAGSLITKDTVAGKVYKGFPAKAVRDVPEDELI, encoded by the coding sequence TTGGCAGCTGAGATTCATTCCGGAGCGGTTATCGCGGCTAGCGCTATGATTGGGAAACAGGTGAGCATCGCCCCTTTTTGCGTAATAGGGGAGAATGTCGTGATTGAAGACGGGGCAATACTGGAGCCGGGGTGTGTACTGGCGGATGGAGTGAAGGTCGGTAAAGATGTTAAACTTGGATGCCATGTCACCTTGGGAAATCAGGCAGTTTTGGAAGCCGGGGTTACCGCAGGGGATCATACCGTGGTATATCCGGGGACGGTGATTGGAGAAGGTACGTTTATCGGCAGCAATTCCGCCGTAGGGCGTCCGCCGCGTGCAGCGGCAACCAGTACGGTCAAAAACACGGAAGATCTGCCGCCGCTTAAAGTTGGTAAAAAGTGTACCATTGGCTGCTCATCGGTGATCTACTCCGGTACAGAGCTCGGCGACGGGGTCTTTATCGGAGACAGGGCCTTGGTCCGGGAGCGTTGCACGCTTGGTGATAAAGTTGTTGTCGGCAGCGGCAGTGCTGTCGAGAATAATACCAGGATCGGATCTTTTACGAAGATCCAGACCGGCTCCTACATTACCGCATATATGGAGATTGAAGAAAATGTCTTCATTGCGCCGATGGTGACAACGACGAATGACAATTATATGGGGCGGACCGAAAAACGTTTTAAACATATCAAGGGAGCCGTAATCCGCAGGGCAGCGCGGATCGGAGGAGGAGCGATCCTGCTTCCGGGCATCGAAGTCGCGGAAGAGACATTTGTCGCGGCAGGTTCGCTCATTACAAAAGATACAGTTGCCGGGAAGGTCTACAAAGGATTTCCTGCCAAAGCCGTCCGGGATGTCCCGGAAGATGAGCTGATCTAG
- a CDS encoding DegT/DnrJ/EryC1/StrS family aminotransferase: MSIPLLDLKAQYLSIKEEIDQAVLGVLDSCHFILGPNVKAMEEKTAAYCGTKHAVAVANGTDALVLALKACGIAQGDEVITTPFTFFASAEAVASLGATPVFVDIDPVTLNMDIDQLESKITSRTKAIIPVHIFGQMVNMDKVMDLAQKYELKIIEDAAQAIGAEFKGKRAGAYGTAGTFSFFPTKNLGGYGDGGMVVTNCDEIAEKVRLFRFHGSKTKYFHEEIGYNSRLDEIQAAILRVKFQYLDEWNKARRQKAELYDSLLKPLADQGKVILPGKDPEAYQVFHLYVMRVQQREKVMEKLKEAGIASAIYYPLPLHLQKAFAYLGYKAGDFPEAEKASEHALAIPCYPELTPQQQEEIVHVINDCLIQS, encoded by the coding sequence GTGTCAATTCCACTTTTGGACTTAAAGGCGCAGTACTTATCGATAAAAGAAGAGATTGATCAGGCGGTACTCGGGGTTCTGGACTCCTGTCATTTCATTCTCGGACCGAATGTGAAAGCAATGGAGGAAAAAACAGCAGCGTACTGCGGGACAAAGCACGCTGTTGCTGTTGCCAATGGTACGGATGCACTTGTACTGGCTCTCAAAGCCTGCGGCATTGCACAGGGTGATGAAGTCATCACGACGCCGTTTACTTTTTTTGCTTCGGCAGAGGCAGTTGCGAGTCTCGGGGCAACACCTGTATTCGTAGATATTGATCCGGTCACGCTGAATATGGATATTGACCAATTGGAAAGCAAAATTACCTCCAGGACAAAGGCGATTATTCCTGTTCATATTTTTGGCCAGATGGTCAATATGGATAAGGTCATGGACCTGGCCCAAAAATATGAGCTTAAGATTATAGAGGATGCAGCACAGGCGATTGGTGCCGAATTTAAGGGCAAAAGAGCCGGAGCCTACGGAACAGCTGGGACATTCAGTTTTTTTCCGACCAAGAATCTCGGCGGCTATGGTGATGGCGGTATGGTGGTGACCAACTGTGATGAAATTGCGGAAAAGGTCAGACTGTTCCGTTTCCATGGCTCCAAGACAAAATATTTCCATGAAGAGATTGGCTATAACAGCAGACTGGACGAGATCCAGGCTGCTATTCTCCGCGTCAAGTTTCAGTATCTGGATGAATGGAACAAAGCCCGCAGGCAAAAAGCCGAACTGTACGACAGCCTGCTTAAACCGTTGGCAGATCAGGGGAAAGTGATCCTTCCCGGCAAAGACCCGGAGGCCTATCAGGTGTTCCATCTGTATGTCATGAGAGTCCAGCAGAGAGAAAAAGTCATGGAGAAATTGAAGGAAGCAGGCATTGCTTCAGCGATCTATTATCCGCTTCCGCTCCATCTGCAGAAAGCTTTTGCGTATTTGGGCTACAAGGCCGGTGATTTCCCTGAGGCCGAAAAGGCCAGCGAGCATGCACTGGCGATCCCGTGTTATCCCGAACTGACCCCGCAGCAGCAGGAAGAAATTGTACATGTTATCAACGACTGTTTAATACAGAGCTAA
- a CDS encoding O-antigen ligase family protein, which produces MFWNNGITRRNDTRLFILAMAMLSAMILPSFPIHPSLPNIRLDELLLFGVFGLNILLFAAKGFRFSPEEKEQLLKRKQEHKGILLIFVLLVFSYAISNIYGVIIKGAGYYGLRDVMELVTFCKYYLAVTLALSIDLRTEEFDFLGKAFLGGLAFLIIFGWGQHFNVLNMNTWLSPYFDQQHWQLLLVGNPARVQGTFDNPNFFGIFTVMTLAYLTVRYYFGEDHKKFPVLLFILIGFVIKLEFLTISRTALVGIGLLFLILSIWAFVYHRHNKKVLIKIAALFVLTAVLFLTASGDFFYRLQEGLDFSNSTSFQGHLDRWGKAIGSIWDSPVFGWGTQKYVMTTLVDNEYALYARRYGFFGLAIYLSFFLLPFILGIRNLRAKIAASGRGLVFSQPMQFMAAYAAVLPSIFVFNIMAGIFYNLQLMTFFAICMGLAYNSFAEQRGINDTSLRPLSSLE; this is translated from the coding sequence ATGTTTTGGAATAACGGCATTACGAGAAGGAATGATACCAGGCTTTTTATTTTAGCAATGGCCATGCTCTCAGCAATGATCCTGCCTTCTTTTCCTATTCATCCTTCTCTTCCAAATATTCGATTGGACGAGCTGCTGCTCTTCGGTGTCTTTGGCCTCAACATCCTGCTGTTTGCAGCAAAAGGATTCCGCTTCAGCCCTGAAGAAAAAGAGCAGTTGTTAAAACGCAAACAAGAACATAAGGGGATTCTGCTGATTTTTGTTTTACTCGTATTCTCTTACGCCATTTCCAACATCTATGGCGTGATCATCAAAGGAGCAGGTTATTACGGTCTCCGGGATGTCATGGAACTGGTGACATTCTGTAAATATTATCTGGCCGTAACGCTGGCTTTGTCCATCGATCTGCGAACAGAGGAATTTGACTTCCTGGGCAAAGCTTTTCTTGGCGGTCTTGCCTTCCTGATTATTTTCGGCTGGGGACAGCATTTTAACGTACTGAATATGAATACCTGGCTGTCGCCCTATTTTGACCAGCAGCACTGGCAGCTCCTTTTGGTCGGCAATCCGGCCAGGGTGCAGGGTACCTTTGACAACCCGAATTTCTTCGGTATATTTACTGTCATGACGCTAGCCTATCTGACCGTTCGCTATTATTTCGGTGAAGATCACAAAAAATTTCCGGTTTTGCTGTTTATTTTGATCGGATTTGTGATCAAACTGGAATTCCTGACGATATCCCGGACAGCCCTGGTCGGTATTGGGCTGCTTTTCCTTATTTTAAGCATTTGGGCTTTTGTCTATCACCGGCATAACAAAAAGGTTCTGATTAAAATAGCGGCGCTGTTTGTGCTGACGGCAGTTCTTTTCCTAACGGCTTCAGGCGATTTCTTCTACAGGCTGCAGGAAGGACTCGACTTTTCCAACAGTACTTCTTTCCAGGGCCACCTGGACCGCTGGGGAAAAGCAATCGGCAGCATTTGGGATTCTCCGGTCTTTGGCTGGGGTACGCAGAAATACGTGATGACAACTCTTGTGGACAATGAGTATGCGCTGTATGCCAGAAGGTATGGTTTTTTCGGGCTGGCGATCTATCTGAGCTTCTTTTTGCTCCCGTTTATTCTTGGCATCAGAAACCTTCGCGCTAAGATTGCTGCCTCAGGACGGGGACTCGTATTCAGCCAGCCGATGCAGTTTATGGCAGCGTATGCCGCAGTACTGCCATCCATCTTTGTGTTTAATATCATGGCGGGTATATTTTATAATCTGCAGCTGATGACTTTTTTTGCAATTTGTATGGGTCTGGCTTATAATTCGTTTGCGGAGCAAAGGGGGATAAACGATACGTCCCTAAGACCCCTCAGTTCCCTCGAGTAA